A single genomic interval of Plodia interpunctella isolate USDA-ARS_2022_Savannah chromosome 16, ilPloInte3.2, whole genome shotgun sequence harbors:
- the LOC128676608 gene encoding histidine-rich glycoprotein-like yields MRLLVAVGLLCLVALCAGHGHHHEHGGGHEHHGHHHHEHGGHEHKGHKGHHHHHKGDHGHHGKHHHGEHHHEHGGGHKKHWDEHDHHGEHHEHGHHHKGGKHGHHEHHDKGEHTDGYHKKYHKDHFHKDHHFHDGHHVDGKHHKHDHHHHHHHDEGGHHKKGGHHHSGHHEGHHGHHGHHDKGHHDEGHHEHHGHHGHDEHHHGHHDHGKKGGHEDHKHWGFHHGKH; encoded by the coding sequence ATGAGGCTATTGGTAGCAGTCGGTCTGCTGTGCCTGGTGGCGCTGTGCGCTGGCCACGGCCACCACCACGAGCACGGCGGCGGCCACGAGCACCACGGCCACCACCATCATGAACACGGCGGACACGAGCATAAGGGCCACAAGGGACATCATCACCACCATAAGGGAGACCATGGACACCACGGCAAACATCACCACGGCGAGCATCATCACGAGCACGGCGGCGGCCACAAGAAGCATTGGGACGAGCACGACCACCACGGCGAGCACCACGAGCACGGCCATCACCACAAGGGCGGCAAGCACGGCCACCACGAGCACCACGACAAGGGCGAGCACACCGACGGCTACCACAAGAAGTACCACAAGGACCACTTCCACAAGGACCACCACTTCCACGACGGCCACCACGTCGACGGCAAGCACCACAAGCACGACCACCACCACCATCACCATCACGATGAGGGCGGTCACCACAAGAAGGGTGGTCACCATCATTCCGGACACCACGAGGGGCATCATGGTCACCACGGGCACCACGACAAGGGACACCACGACGAGGGCCACCACGAACATCACGGCCACCACGGACACGACGAGCACCACCACGGCCACCATGACCACGGCAAGAAGGGCGGCCATGAGGACCACAAGCACTGGGGATTCCACCACGGCAAGCACTGA